Proteins from a single region of bacterium:
- a CDS encoding transposase, with the protein MFFLTACCRDMQPYLDTPSARDIVADEIRYVSNGKPGWVYCYAVLPDHFHLLVLLPKHVSPCDLIRLIKGRASAGLGKLGLRNVWNRSFHDRMIRNEMEMKETGRYILDNPVRRELVSKPQEWPWCGILDWKG; encoded by the coding sequence TTGTTTTTCCTGACCGCATGCTGCCGGGATATGCAGCCTTACCTTGATACTCCTTCCGCACGGGACATCGTTGCCGATGAAATCAGATATGTATCAAACGGGAAGCCGGGATGGGTTTATTGTTATGCTGTGTTGCCGGACCACTTCCATCTGTTGGTCCTGCTGCCAAAGCATGTTTCGCCTTGCGACTTAATCAGATTGATCAAAGGAAGAGCTTCGGCAGGCTTAGGGAAACTGGGCCTGCGAAACGTATGGAATAGAAGTTTCCATGACAGAATGATTCGGAATGAAATGGAGATGAAAGAAACAGGGCGGTATATCCTGGATAATCCGGTTCGTAGGGAGCTTGTTTCAAAGCCGCAGGAGTGGCCTTGGTGCGGCATTCTGGATTGGAAAGGTTAG